The uncultured Subdoligranulum sp. genomic sequence GACCGCGAGGTGGAGCAAAACTCAAAAACAACGTCTCAGTTCAGATTGCAGGCTGCAACTCGCCTGCATGAAGTCGGAATTGCTAGTAATCGCGGATCAGCATGCCGCGGTGAATACGTTCCCGGGCCTTGTACACACCGCCCGTCACACCATGAGAGCCGGGGGGACCCGAAGTCGGTAGTCTAACCGCAAGGAGGACGCCGCCGAAGGTAAAACTGGTGATTGGGGTGAAGTCGTAACAAGGTAGCCGTATCGGAAGGTGCGGCTGGATCACCTCCTTTCTAGGGAGTCAGACATTCAGTCAAAGCTGGTCTTTGAGTGGATGGACAGGGAAACAAGTTTCAGTATTGTTCAATTTTGAGGGATCCTGATGCCTCCGAATCTATGATTCGGAATCGCGCAAGGCGCGATGCAGCAGGCGGCGAAGCGCAAGCGGAGCCGAACCTACCAGATCGGCCACCGAACAGGTGGCTTGATGGAAGTAGATTCTGCGATGGATACCTCAAAAAAGCATAAGGGACAGCGAAACCCGAAACGCTGATAAAGGCGCGGGGGTATAGCTCAGTTGGGAGAGCACCTGCTTTGCAAGCAGGGGGTCAAGGGTTCGAATCCCTTTATCTCCACCATTTGGGCTGATAGCTCAGCTGGTTAGAGCACTCGGCTGATAACCGAGAGGTCGATGGTTCGAGTCCATTTCAGCCCACCACTGGTTATCCAGTGCGCTGGGTAACCCACAATTCCTTATGCGAGACCGCAGACCTGAAGGTTTGCGAACAAAAACAAGCCCCTTCGAGAGCGCGTTTTTGTGAGCATAACCCTCCTGTCGATGGTCGAGTCCAACGGATGGATGTACACCGCATCGCGCAAGCGAGGCGGACAGATGTCCGAAGGACAGATGTACCTTGAAAACTGAATATAGAACTGCGAAATGAGATTTTAAGCTAGTAAAATTCCTGATTTTTTATAAAATCTATGATTTCACCAAGCGGTAGTCGCCACTGGTTCAAAGGAATCAATTCGGCGACATACGATGCTTCTGGAATTTTTTCTTCGAAAAAATTGCGAAACATCGTAAAATCTCGTTGGCAAATGGAGAATCTGAAAAGAGATATGTTTATCGAGAGATAAACAACGGTCAAGCTACAAAGGGCGCAAGGAGAATGCCTTGGCACTGGGAGCCGATGAAAGACGTGGTAAGCTGCGATAAGCCTTGGGGAGGAGCAAACATCCTTTGATCCAGGGATTTCTGAATGAGGAAACTCACCGAAGCTCATACTTCGGTATCCTGCACTGAATCCATAGGTGCAGGAGGGGAACCGCCTGAACTGAAACATCTAAGTAGGGCGAGGAAGAGACATCAACCGAGATTCCGTTAGTAGTGGCGAGCGAACGCGGAAGAGGGCAAACCGGAAGGAGAAATCCTTCCGGGGTACGGACCGCTTTTAGGACCCAAGCTGTTAGCCGAATGGTGTGGGAAAGCCATCCGGAGAGTGTGAGAGACACGTAGGCGAAAACGGCGAGGGCTGCGCGAGTTCCAGAGTACGGCCAGACACGTGAAACCTGGTCGGAAGATGGGGGGACCACCCTCCAACCCTAAATACTACCCAGTGACCGATAGCGTATAGTACTGTGAAGGAAAGGTGAAAAGGACCCCGGGAGGGGAGTGAAAAAGAACCTGAAACCTTGTGCCTACAAGCACATAGAGCACATCAACGTGTGATATGGTACTTTTTGTAGAACGGTCCGGCGAGCGATTGTACGTTGCAAGCTTAAGCACTTCAGGTGCGGAGGCGTAGCGAGAGCGAGTCTGAATAGGGCGTTTAAGTAGCGTGCAATGGGCCCGAAACCGGGTGACCTACCCATGATCAGGCTGAAGTGAAAGTAAAATTTCATGGAGGGCCGAACCGACCTCCGTTGAAAAGGCGGCGGATGAATTGTGGGTAGCGGAGAAATTCCAATCGAACTCGGAGATAGCTGGTTCTCCCCGAAATAGCTTTAGGGCTAGCCTCATGTTAGATACCCGGAGGTAAAGCACTGAATGGCCTAGCGCCCGAGAGGGTAGCGAAGCCTATCAAACTAAGAATGCCGGAATATCGATGCATGGGAGTCAGACAGTGTGAGATAAATCTCATTGTCAAAAGGGAAACAGCCCAGATCTACAGCTAAGGTCCCAAATTGTATCTAAGTGGAAAACGATGTGAAAATACACAGACAACCAGGATGTTGGCTCAGAAGCAGCCACTCATTTAAAGAGTGCGTAATAGCTCACTGGTCGAGCGTCTTTGCGCGGAAAATTTAACGGGGCTAAGATACAAACCGAAGCTTAGGCTGCACCGTAAGGTGCGGGGTAGGGGAGCGTTGTGTACGCGGAGAAACGATAGCGTAAGCGGTCGTGGAGTGTACAGAAGTGAGAATGCCGGAATGAGTAGCGCGAATGCAGTGAGAATCTGCATGGCCGGAAACCTCAGGTTTTTGGAGGAAGGTTCGTCCGCTCCAAGTTAGGCGGGAGCTAAGGTGAGGCCGAAAGGCGTAGCCGATGCACAGACGGTAGAGATTCCGTCCCCACCGAAAGATTTAAGCGCAGGGACACTTTTTGAAGGTCAGAGCCGGGTGTTGGTTCCGGTAGTGATCGAGGGAAATTTAGTACCGAAGTCTGGCTGAATGAGAGGCGAGAAAAGCTGCGTGTATATCTAAGGTGCCCGTACCGCAAACCGACACAGGTAGGTAGGAAGAAGATTCTAAGGCCAACGGGAGAAGGGTTGTTAAGGAACTCGGCAAGTTGACCCCGTAACTTCGGAATAAGGGGTGCTCACGAGAGTGAGCCGCAGAGAATAGGCCCAGGCAACTGTTTACCAAAAACACAGGTTTGTGCTAAATCGAAAGATGACGTATACGAGCTGACGCCTGCCCGGTGCTGGAAGGTTAAAAGGAGATGTGCAAGCATTGAATTGAAGCCCCAGTGAACGGCGGCCGTAACTATAACGGTCCTAAGGTAGCGAAATTCCTTGTCAGGTAAGTTCTGACCCGCATGAAAGGCGTAATGATCTGGGCACTGTCTCAACAGCCCGCCCGGCGAAATTGTAGTACCGGTGAAGATGCCGGTTTCCCGCGACAAGACGGAAAGACCCCATGGAGCTTTACTGTAGCCTGATATTGGGTTTCGGTGTTGCATGCACAGGATAGATGGGACGCTGGGAAGCAGGAGCTTTGGCTTCTGTGGAGCGGACGTTGGGATACCATCCTTGCGACATTGGAATTCTAACCTGCGCCCTTGAATCAGGGCGGGGGACATTGTCAGGTGGGCAGTTTGACTGGGGCGGTCGCCTCCTAAAATGTAGCGGAGGCGTTCAAAGGTTCGTTCGATCTGGACGGAAACCAGATGAAAGAGTGCAAACGCATAAACGAGCCTGACTGCGAGACTGACGGGTCGAGCAGAGACGAAAGTCGGAGTTAGTGATCCGGTGGTATGTGAGTGGAAATGCCATCGCTCAACGGATAAAAGTTACCCTGGGGATAACAGGCTGATCTCCCCCAAGAGTCCACATCGACGGGGAGGTTTGGCACCTCGATGTCGGCTCATCGCATCCTGGGGCTGAATTCGGTCCCAAGGGTTTGGCTGTTCGCCAATTAAAGCGGTACGCGAGCTGGGTTCAGAACGTCGTGAGACAGTTCGGTCCCTATCTGTCGTGGGCGCAGGATATTTGAAAGGCGCTGTCCCTAGTACGAGAGGACCGGGATGGACGAACCTCTGGTGCACCAGTTGTCACGCCAGTGGCACAGCTGGGCAGCTATGTTCGGATCGGATAAACGCTGAAAGCATCTAAGCGTGAAGCCGGCCTTAAGATAAGATATCCCACTGAGTCAATCAGGTAAGACCCCTTGAAGACTACAAGGTTGATAGGCACAATGTGTAAGTGGCGCGAGCCATTCAGCAAGCGTGTACTAATAGGTCGAGGGCTTGACCCCATCTTGATCAGATACTCTGTTTGCAAGCAGTTCGATATTCAGTTTTGAGGGTACATCCTCAACAAAAGAGAAGCAGATGACAAGGTCATGTGCATGGCCGGTGTCGATGACGGTGAGGTTCCACCTGTTCCCATTCCGAACACAGAAGTTAAGCTCACTTGTGCCGAAGATAGTTGGCTGGAGACGGCCTGTGAAAATAGGTAGATGCCGGCTTCTCTTAAAAAGCAGCCTCCGGGCCGAGCCTTGGGCCCGGTCCGGAGTTTGCTTTTATATGCACCATTAGCTCAGCTGGTAGCGTTAGTAGCCAATACTAAAGCTAGAAGCCGCTGAACTATTCAAAATAGGATTTGACGCTGTATCGCCGAAAATCCTCATAAGCACCATTAGCTCAGTTGGTAGCGTTAGTAGCCAATACTAAAGCAGGGAACCAGCCAAGCTATTCAAAAAGGATTCGACGCAGCAACGCGGAAAATCCTGCTATGCACCATTAGCTCAGTTGGTAGAGCAACTGACTCTTAATCAGTGGGTCCTGGGTTCGAGTCCCCGATGGTGCACCAAAAACAGCCAGCAGAACCTTTCTGCTGGCTGTTTTGATTGGGTGTCACTGTAAGCAGTGCGCGGATGAGGACTGATGGTTGGACATCAGTCCTTTTTCTTTTGCAGATATTCCAAAACCTTTATTGTCAGAGAAGCGGTTGCATAAATGCTGGCACCGATCATGGTCAATAAAAGGATGATTTGGTCAAATGTCAAACGGACATCACCTCCTGCCGAATACATAGGCAGTGCAAACAGTGACGCTGCAAATCTTATCACGGTTTGAAAGGTATGTCAAACAGGGCCCGGCTTCCGGCTGTAAACCGGAAGCCGGGCCTTTTTTTGTTTTTTCTAGTTGCTACCCGGCTGGGAATAATTTCCTGGCCTTGTAGATAGATTCGCACACATCCCATACACAGAAAGCGAGGACACCATGATTCTTGGTATCGACCACGGTTACTACGCCATCAAGACCCGCAACTGTTCCTTTCCGGCCGGCATTACGCCCTTCGGCGACCGCGAACCGTACACCCGCCAGAACGTGCTCACGTTCGGCGGGTGCTTTTTTGTTTGTGGCAGCGGGCGGCAGCCGATCCAGCGCGACAAAACCGCCAACGACAACTACTACCTGCTGACGCTGGCGGCCATCGCGCAGGAACTGCAGGCTCGCGGTGCACCCCGTGAGGGAAGTGTCACCATCGCGGCGGGGCTGCCCCTGACCAGCTACGGCTGGGAAAAGCCCGCGTTCCGAAAATATCTGCTCCGCAACGCGGGCCAGCCGACGGAATTTAGCTATGAGGGCAAGAAATACCGCATCACCATTGAGGATGTGCTGCTTTTCCCCCAGGGCTTCACCGCGCTCATGACGCAGCCTGACCTGCTGGCAGACGAGCCCTCCCTGCTGTTGCTCGACATCGGCGGTTGGACGGTGGATCTCATGCGCATCGACAACGGGCGGCCGATCATCGACACCTGCCACAGCCTGGAATTCGGCATGATCCGCTGCATCGACGAGGTGCGGGAGCGGGTGCGGCAGAACACAGGCCTGTCCCTGACCGATGCGCAGATCGAGCAGGTGCTGGCGGGCCGCTCCTGTAGCCTGGAGGAAACGGTGCGCAGCCTCATCCGCGAGCAGGGCCGGCTTTACACCGAACGGCTTCTCTCTGCGGTGCTGGAAGCGGGCTTTGACTACCACGCGCTCCCCGTCGTCATGATGGGCGGCGGCGCGTCGGTCGTGAGCCGCCACATTCGCCCCAGTGACGGCCTGTGCCGCACTGTGACGCTGCTGGACGACCGTGTCAACGCCCAGGGGTATGAGCGCGCTGTGGCCGCGCTTTGGGGCGATGACGCGCAAGGGTGAATCGCCCGCAGTTCGTCTTCCGGCCCAACCTGCGCGACCCGGCACAGCGCCGCGCGTGGCAGCTGCTGCAGGCGCAGCCTGCGGGTGAGCGCAGCGCCTATCTGGCGGCCTGCATCCTCAAATCCGATGATCGAGCCGCGGTGCAAAAAGAACTGCGCAAGGTGCTGAAAGAGGAACTTGGTAAAATCCAAGTCACCGCAGTGCCCGCGGAACCGAAGCCGAAGAAGGCAGTGCCCAGCGCAACGCTGGAATTTTTCTCTGCTTTGCAACAGGACGCCCCCGAATAGTTCTCCGCGTTGCAGCGGCGGTACAAACTACAGCCAGGGCGGATCTTGGCTTTTTTTCAAAATAACAGGAAGGAGAGATTCAAATGGCTGTATTTCGAGTGGAACGAACCAGCGACTACACCGTCATGAGCAACTATCACCTGCGGGACAAACGCCTCAGCTTGAAGGCCAAGGGGCTGCTGTCCCAGATGCTCTCGCTGCCGGAAGATTGGGACTATACGCTGGCAGGGCTTTGCTACATCAACCGGGAGAGCAAAGACGCCATCCGCACCGCCATCCATGAGTTGGAACGGGCCGGGTACATACACCGCCGCCAGACCACCGACAGCGGCGGCAAGTTTGCGGGCAATGTATACACGATCTACGAGCGGCCGCAGGGGCCGCCGTCGGGGGAACCGTCATCGGAAAAACCGTCGTCGGGAAATCCGACAACGGGAAAACCGATGCCGGAAAAACCAACGCAAAGAAATATAGAAAAACAAAATACAGATCAACAAAATACCGATTCGATTCCTTTCCGGGCGGCCGCGCCGCCGGAACCGAAGCGAACCGAACCGAGCCCCGCAGAGCGGGTGGAGGATTATCGGGCCCTGATCCGCGACAACATCCAGTACCCGCTGCTGGCCGCACAGAACCCGGAGGACACCGACCTGCTGGACGAGATCGTTGCGCTCATGACCGAGACCGTCTGCACCCGGCGCAAGACCACCCGCGTCTGCGGCTCCGACTTCCCGGCCGAGGTGGTCAAATCCCGGCTGCTCAAGCTGGACGCCGAGCACATCCGCTTTGTGCTGAAGTGCCTGCGCGAGAACACGTCGAAAATAAAAAACATCAAGCAATACCTGCTGGCAACGCTGTACAACGCGCCGGTGACGATCAGCAGCTACTACAGTGCGCTGGTCAGCCATGACCTGGCGGAACCGACCGGCAGTGCAACCACGAAGGAGGTGGTGCCTATGCTTGCCGAATGATGGGCGCGAAAGGAACCGTCCGATGTACATTTCGCCCTTGTTGGTATTGCTTCTGTTTGCATCTTTGTTGCCAAAAAACTTTGTCAGGCTTTGGTATAGCTATCTGCCATCCATTGGAGTATGCTTGCATTGCAAGTAAAAACAACGCAGGCATGAAGAAAGGAGAAACTATGGAAACCAAGGGCCTGACCTGCAAGATCCCCCTCGACTTGCACAATCGCATCACCGAGGAGATCCGGCAGAGCGAAAGCACAATGAGCAAATTCATCGAACAGATCATCTTGGAACATTACACGAAGGGAGCAACCACCAT encodes the following:
- a CDS encoding ParM/StbA family protein; its protein translation is MILGIDHGYYAIKTRNCSFPAGITPFGDREPYTRQNVLTFGGCFFVCGSGRQPIQRDKTANDNYYLLTLAAIAQELQARGAPREGSVTIAAGLPLTSYGWEKPAFRKYLLRNAGQPTEFSYEGKKYRITIEDVLLFPQGFTALMTQPDLLADEPSLLLLDIGGWTVDLMRIDNGRPIIDTCHSLEFGMIRCIDEVRERVRQNTGLSLTDAQIEQVLAGRSCSLEETVRSLIREQGRLYTERLLSAVLEAGFDYHALPVVMMGGGASVVSRHIRPSDGLCRTVTLLDDRVNAQGYERAVAALWGDDAQG
- a CDS encoding plasmid segregation centromere-binding protein ParR, which produces MNRPQFVFRPNLRDPAQRRAWQLLQAQPAGERSAYLAACILKSDDRAAVQKELRKVLKEELGKIQVTAVPAEPKPKKAVPSATLEFFSALQQDAPE
- a CDS encoding DUF6017 domain-containing protein, which encodes MAVFRVERTSDYTVMSNYHLRDKRLSLKAKGLLSQMLSLPEDWDYTLAGLCYINRESKDAIRTAIHELERAGYIHRRQTTDSGGKFAGNVYTIYERPQGPPSGEPSSEKPSSGNPTTGKPMPEKPTQRNIEKQNTDQQNTDSIPFRAAAPPEPKRTEPSPAERVEDYRALIRDNIQYPLLAAQNPEDTDLLDEIVALMTETVCTRRKTTRVCGSDFPAEVVKSRLLKLDAEHIRFVLKCLRENTSKIKNIKQYLLATLYNAPVTISSYYSALVSHDLAEPTGSATTKEVVPMLAE